One segment of Manihot esculenta cultivar AM560-2 chromosome 4, M.esculenta_v8, whole genome shotgun sequence DNA contains the following:
- the LOC122723455 gene encoding uncharacterized protein LOC122723455, giving the protein MSPIGESSQNLCEGARPPFSSKLAKLEFPRFACGDPTKWFTKVEPFTQKVPLASFHLEGKANQWWQWLHRTCKEGQQEVTWESFCEELWAWFGPTDCEDFNETLSNIPQLGSFREYQYEFEKLGNRVQGWSQKALVRTFMGGLKLEIADEIRMFKPKTLKEAISLNSNAG; this is encoded by the exons ATGTCACCAATTG GAGAGTCGTCACAGAATTTGTGTGAAGGTGCTAGGCCTCCATTTTCCTCTAAATTGGCAAAGCTGGAATTTCCACGCTTTGCATGTGGGGACCCGACAAAATGGTTTACGAAAGTGGAACCATTCACGCAAAAGGTCCCATTAGCTTCTTTTCATTTGGAAGGTAAAGCTAACCAATGGTGGCAGTGGTTGCACCGGACATGCAAGGAAGGGCAACAAGAAGTCACTTGGGAATCCTTTTGTGAAGAATTATGGGCATGGTTTGGACCCACTGATTGTGAGGACTTCAATGAAACTCTTTCCAATATTCCACAGCTTGGGTCCTTCCGAGAATATCAATATGAGTTTGAGAAGCTGGGAAATCGAGTGCAGGGCTGGTCTCAAAAAGCACTCGTAAGAACCTTCATGGGTGGACTCAAACTAGAAATAGCAGATGAAATACGAATGTTCAAGCCTAAAACGTTGAAAGAGGCAATCAGTCTTAACTCGAATGCGGGATGA